Proteins encoded in a region of the Acidobacteriota bacterium genome:
- a CDS encoding nuclear transport factor 2 family protein, with protein MKHAISATFFVLAIFATAAAAQSDEKDAVRVPLMNYIKGHETGQGEYFRKAFHTEGSMVWMRDGKFTSRTFAEYIAGASGKPAADEKDRRRSIEGIEIAGTAATAKIILDYPNVRFVDFMSLLKIDGEWKIVSKVFYAEPKNTK; from the coding sequence ATGAAACACGCTATTTCGGCCACATTTTTCGTTCTCGCAATTTTCGCTACGGCCGCGGCCGCTCAATCGGATGAAAAAGATGCGGTGCGCGTCCCGCTGATGAACTACATCAAAGGACACGAGACCGGCCAGGGCGAGTACTTCCGCAAGGCATTCCATACGGAAGGAAGCATGGTCTGGATGCGCGACGGCAAGTTCACGTCACGCACATTTGCAGAATATATTGCCGGAGCATCGGGCAAGCCGGCAGCTGATGAAAAGGACAGGCGTCGGAGCATCGAAGGAATTGAGATAGCCGGGACGGCGGCGACGGCAAAGATTATACTCGACTACCCGAACGTCAGGTTCGTCGATTTTATGTCGCTGCTCAAGATCGATGGCGAATGGAAGATCGTTAGCAAGGTCTTTTACGCCGAGCCGAAGAACACAAAGTGA
- the lspA gene encoding signal peptidase II — protein sequence MNKTDFLWKLAYLVITGGVFLVDQTTKAWAVSRLRFGDDISVIPGFLNFAYAQNTGVAFSMFDDYGDPGRWGLSAVAIVAGVLVLFYFWRTPRSDDRVLGALALLLAGIIGNVTDRVRLGFVVDFIDVQFGSWHYPTFNVADMAIVIGAGLLILDMVWSKKEKAEPPTENATAK from the coding sequence GTGAACAAAACAGACTTTTTGTGGAAACTCGCTTACCTCGTCATAACCGGCGGGGTTTTTCTGGTCGATCAAACCACGAAGGCCTGGGCGGTCAGCCGTCTTCGGTTTGGGGACGACATCTCGGTCATTCCGGGGTTTCTCAATTTCGCCTATGCCCAGAACACGGGTGTGGCGTTTTCGATGTTTGACGATTACGGCGATCCCGGACGTTGGGGGCTCTCGGCCGTAGCGATCGTTGCCGGCGTTCTGGTGCTCTTTTACTTTTGGCGAACGCCGCGTTCGGATGACCGCGTCCTCGGCGCGCTTGCTCTTCTACTTGCCGGGATAATCGGCAACGTTACCGACCGTGTGCGGCTCGGGTTCGTTGTCGATTTCATCGATGTACAATTCGGCTCATGGCACTACCCGACCTTCAACGTCGCCGACATGGCGATCGTCATCGGCGCCGGATTGTTGATCCTAGATATGGTTTGGTCGAAGAAGGAGAAGGCTGAGCCGCCGACGGAGAACGCGACAGCAAAATGA
- a CDS encoding GNAT family N-acetyltransferase: protein MKIELRPINEENFRPVIGLDVGPGQNTFVATNVFSIAESKVSPYLEPRAIYADDGLVGFTLYGRDPETGKYWIVRLMVDAAHQGKGYGRAAVLALIEELRAMPECSEIFLSLVLDNAAAEGLYQSIGFARTGEIEHGEIVMRYVL from the coding sequence ATGAAGATCGAACTCAGGCCGATAAATGAGGAGAATTTCAGGCCGGTCATCGGGCTTGATGTCGGGCCGGGCCAGAATACGTTTGTTGCGACAAACGTCTTCTCGATCGCCGAGTCAAAGGTCTCGCCGTACCTCGAACCCCGGGCGATTTATGCAGACGACGGGCTTGTGGGTTTTACGCTCTACGGCCGCGACCCCGAGACCGGCAAATACTGGATCGTACGGCTGATGGTCGACGCCGCCCATCAGGGCAAAGGCTACGGCCGAGCCGCGGTGCTCGCGCTTATCGAAGAGCTTCGGGCAATGCCGGAATGCAGTGAGATTTTTTTGAGCCTTGTTCTTGATAACGCGGCCGCCGAAGGCCTTTACCAAAGCATCGGCTTCGCACGCACCGGCGAGATCGAGCATGGTGAGATCGTTATGAGATATGTGCTTTGA
- a CDS encoding four helix bundle protein: MRSRSFEDVEIWKKSHAFVLEVYRQTESFPKHEIYGLTSQSRRAAVSIPANFAEGFGKATKPDKLRFYSMSQGSLEECRYYLILANDLGYCDTFVLRTLIDEIGRMLGSYMRAIKADI; encoded by the coding sequence ATGCGTTCACGGAGTTTTGAAGACGTCGAAATCTGGAAAAAGTCGCACGCTTTCGTTTTGGAGGTCTATCGACAGACCGAAAGTTTTCCCAAGCACGAGATATATGGATTGACATCGCAGTCAAGAAGAGCGGCGGTATCAATACCCGCAAATTTTGCTGAGGGCTTCGGTAAGGCGACAAAGCCGGATAAGCTGCGCTTTTACAGTATGTCTCAAGGTTCGTTGGAAGAATGCCGATACTATCTTATTCTTGCAAACGATCTCGGTTACTGTGACACTTTTGTTTTGAGAACATTGATCGACGAAATTGGGAGAATGCTTGGAAGCTATATGCGAGCGATCAAAGCCGATATCTAA
- the lgt gene encoding prolipoprotein diacylglyceryl transferase has translation MLSDASGYLLLATGFKLHMYPELFRIGDFPVTSYGIWLAAGMLIALFAASRLAARDGLPRERIYDLGLWTLVGGLLGSKILLFFVEDNVQLFTLDFLRSGGVYYGGLIGGFLTVVFLIRFYKLPFWKVADALAAGLALGQAFGRQGCFAAGCCWGKPTTNWWGVHFSDKGHEYTGVPIADNVHLHPTQLIESFTMLAVFGFLVWLHRNKKFDGQVLIAYGIIYSIFRFLIEFIRDDPRGELFGLTAMTGLSTSQIVSLVVAAASIAFFAVRYRQRPETDL, from the coding sequence GTGTTGTCCGATGCTTCTGGCTACTTGCTTCTAGCTACCGGCTTCAAACTCCACATGTATCCTGAGCTTTTCAGAATCGGCGATTTTCCGGTAACCAGCTACGGCATTTGGCTGGCGGCGGGTATGTTGATCGCGCTCTTTGCGGCTTCGCGGCTGGCGGCCCGCGATGGATTGCCGCGCGAACGCATATACGATCTCGGCCTCTGGACGCTGGTCGGCGGATTGCTTGGTTCTAAGATCTTGCTCTTTTTTGTCGAGGACAACGTACAGCTTTTCACGCTCGATTTCTTGCGTTCCGGCGGAGTTTATTATGGCGGGTTGATCGGCGGATTTTTGACGGTTGTATTCCTCATTCGCTTTTACAAGCTGCCGTTCTGGAAGGTCGCGGATGCTCTTGCGGCGGGACTCGCTCTCGGCCAGGCGTTCGGCCGGCAGGGCTGCTTTGCCGCCGGTTGCTGCTGGGGCAAGCCGACGACGAATTGGTGGGGCGTGCATTTTAGCGACAAGGGCCACGAATACACCGGCGTCCCGATCGCCGACAACGTCCACCTGCATCCGACGCAGCTCATTGAGAGCTTTACAATGCTGGCAGTCTTCGGCTTTCTCGTTTGGCTGCACCGCAACAAGAAATTTGACGGCCAGGTGCTCATCGCCTACGGCATCATTTATTCGATCTTCCGTTTCCTTATCGAATTCATCCGCGACGACCCGCGAGGCGAACTCTTTGGCCTGACGGCGATGACCGGCCTTTCAACCTCGCAGATCGTCAGCCTCGTCGTCGCCGCGGCGTCGATCGCATTCTTCGCCGTCCGCTACCGGCAGCGTCCGGAAACGGATCTGTAG
- a CDS encoding RluA family pseudouridine synthase has product MTQTEIENKEDNSLVFSPGADAAGVRLDAYLAARIEGWSRARLQRLITDGDVLVNGKAVKPSYKLHEGEEIDVDLVEAPAAVFEPEDIPLDIVFEDEYLAVINKPAGMVVHPGAGNATGTLANAIAWHLNLQRPAREQGRIELLGSDALNDVRASATNDRVGIVHRLDKDTSGLIVVAKEEETHEALSNQFRDRLVAKQYVTLVHGSPRENMGTIDRPMARDRWHRTKMTVAANGRNALTMWKVRQRFEKFTLLEVEIKTGRTHQIRVHLASINHPVVGDPTYNEGRDNTVNDVDIKNAIRTPGRFFLHAERLLFTHPKTGEPMSFHCEIPQELAELLESL; this is encoded by the coding sequence ATGACCCAAACTGAGATAGAAAATAAGGAGGACAATTCCCTCGTGTTCTCGCCGGGTGCGGACGCCGCCGGCGTTCGGCTCGATGCGTATCTTGCGGCGCGGATCGAGGGCTGGTCGCGTGCGCGGCTACAGCGGTTGATCACGGACGGCGATGTGCTGGTCAATGGGAAAGCGGTGAAGCCATCGTATAAGTTACACGAGGGCGAAGAGATAGATGTCGATCTGGTCGAAGCACCGGCGGCCGTTTTTGAGCCCGAGGACATCCCGCTCGATATCGTTTTTGAGGACGAGTATCTGGCCGTCATCAACAAGCCCGCCGGGATGGTCGTCCACCCCGGAGCCGGCAATGCGACCGGAACGCTTGCAAATGCGATCGCCTGGCACCTCAATTTGCAGAGGCCCGCGCGTGAGCAAGGGCGTATCGAGCTACTCGGCAGTGACGCCCTTAATGACGTGCGGGCCTCGGCAACGAATGACAGGGTCGGCATCGTTCACAGGCTCGATAAAGACACTTCCGGCCTGATCGTCGTCGCCAAAGAGGAAGAGACGCATGAGGCTCTTTCCAACCAATTCCGTGACCGCCTCGTCGCCAAGCAATACGTCACGCTCGTCCACGGCAGCCCGCGTGAGAATATGGGCACGATCGACCGCCCGATGGCCCGCGACCGATGGCACCGCACGAAAATGACCGTCGCCGCCAATGGCCGCAACGCCCTGACGATGTGGAAAGTGCGGCAGCGGTTCGAGAAATTCACGCTGCTTGAGGTCGAGATCAAGACCGGCCGCACGCACCAGATCCGCGTTCATCTCGCCTCGATCAATCACCCGGTCGTCGGCGACCCCACCTACAACGAGGGCCGCGACAACACCGTCAACGACGTCGATATCAAGAACGCCATCCGCACCCCCGGCCGCTTTTTTCTTCACGCCGAACGCCTCTTATTCACCCACCCCAAGACCGGCGAGCCGATGTCATTTCATTGCGAGATCCCGCAGGAATTGGCAGAATTGCTAGAATCGCTTTGA
- a CDS encoding transposase produces the protein MYDPRVWHSRGYIPHIDPGACTQFITFRLAGSMPQAVLARWREELKRGEVTDAGFRKRIEIYLDQNYGERWLADTRIAGLVQDTLLNLDGKRYRLIAWVIMPNHVHILIETLEGNSLSDIMQSIKSYTAHEANKLLGRKGSFWFKEYFDRYIRDGRHFQATVRYIEENPVKARLCQRPEDWKFSSAYFRKSSF, from the coding sequence ATGTACGACCCACGCGTTTGGCACAGCCGAGGCTACATTCCGCACATTGACCCCGGCGCATGCACACAGTTCATCACCTTCCGGCTTGCGGGTTCGATGCCGCAGGCGGTTTTAGCCCGCTGGCGGGAAGAACTCAAAAGAGGCGAGGTGACCGACGCCGGTTTTCGCAAGCGGATCGAGATCTATCTTGACCAGAACTACGGCGAGCGGTGGCTCGCGGATACGCGGATCGCGGGCCTTGTGCAAGATACGCTCCTAAACCTTGATGGAAAGCGCTACCGGCTGATCGCCTGGGTCATAATGCCGAATCATGTCCACATCTTGATCGAAACGCTAGAAGGGAATTCGCTCTCGGATATAATGCAATCGATAAAGTCATATACGGCACATGAAGCGAACAAACTGCTCGGACGCAAAGGCAGCTTTTGGTTCAAGGAATACTTTGACCGCTACATCCGCGACGGGCGCCACTTTCAAGCGACCGTGCGTTATATTGAAGAAAATCCGGTCAAGGCTCGATTGTGCCAAAGGCCCGAAGACTGGAAATTCAGCAGTGCCTATTTTCGTAAGAGTAGTTTTTGA